A part of Rattus rattus isolate New Zealand chromosome 4, Rrattus_CSIRO_v1, whole genome shotgun sequence genomic DNA contains:
- the Cep19 gene encoding centrosomal protein of 19 kDa produces MRSPVYPELHETMKYIAKKCGVRFQPPAMILIYESEAEGKSRQRIMPVRNFSKFSDCTRAAEQLKNNPRHKSYLEQVSLKQLEKLFVFLRGSLQGQSLAETMEQIQRETTIDPEEDLNKLDDKELAKRKSIMDELFEKNQKRKDDPSFVYDVEVEFPQDEQLLSCSWDTASVDEF; encoded by the exons ATGAGATCTCCAGTTTACCCTGAGTTACACGAGACGATGAAATACATTGCCAAGAAGTGTGGAGTTAGGTTCCAGCCTCCGGCCATGATCTTGATTTATGAGAGTGAAGCTGAAGGAAAGAGCCGCCAGCGCATCATGCCTGTCCGAAACTTTTCGAAGTTCTCAG attGCACCAGAGCTGCTGAACAATTAAAGAATAACCCGCGGCACAAGAGTTACCTGGAACAGGTGTCCCTGAAGCAGCTGGAgaagctgtttgtttttttacgaGGTTCCCTGCAGGGGCAGAGCCTGGCAGAAACAATGGAACAGATCCAGCGGGAAACAACCATTGATCCCGAGGAAGACCTGAACAAACTGGACGACAAGGAGCTCGCCAAAAGGAAGAGCATCATGGATGAACTTTTCGAGAaaaatcagaagagaaaggaTGACCCCAGTTTTGTGTATGACGTGGAGGTTGAGTTCCCTCAGGATGAGCAGCTGCTGTCCTGCAGCTGGGACACAGCATCCGTCGATGAGTTCTGA